Proteins encoded together in one Impatiens glandulifera chromosome 1, dImpGla2.1, whole genome shotgun sequence window:
- the LOC124919186 gene encoding uncharacterized protein LOC124919186, translated as MNTNGVSADINHYGVFVDKNKVKCNYCGKLVCHSQRLKSHLAGLGGDVAPCEEVPLDVKEFFTNEVLEKKKTHLHREVRSLDYSNISFGKRRKCHLQSNNIEIETIDIEDARHGEQEQKHITSLPAASVECREAQPLIDRSQKIIARFFNESGLDISPANLSRVKKVIDSILGSEQMDNNIIMPSSSMLEGRFLQDEVKQMHEYVNKIRDSWMNTGCSILLDGWFDENGRNLVNILVECPQGPIYLRSADISDDNALEICLDEVIADIGVENVIQIITYTVSPNMKAVGKKLKEKYQNIFWTVSASHCIELMLEKMQSIDMINNVLIKARTVTKFIDDCAEVVELMRTHTRAHNLVKSSRHKFAGCFLTLENIVSEEENLKKMVTSSKWITSSWASSTEGKEVADLVADQSFWEDARIVSRGTIPLLRVLDLINENNKIMVATIYETMDQVKETIKEELNGQESQYMQLWSIIDEIWDDYLHSPLHAAGYFLNPILFYSADFFSDIEVISGLMCCLVRMKTFESFEYTITTQLDEYQKSKGSFGEGSSCDRLTNILPAEWWSTYGGQCPELQKLAVRILSQTCNGASRYQLSRIFVEKMLTSGKSCEEQKRLSDLTFVLYNIHLQIGISATKQDWDTIQKVWHDERDIFERATELSST; from the exons ATGAATACAAATGGAGTAAGTGCAGACATCAACCATTATGGTGTATTTGtagataaaaataaagtcaaGTGCAACTATTGTGGCAAATTAGTGTGTCACTCACAACGTCTTAAATCACATTTAGCTGGTCTTGGAGGAGATGTGGCTCCTTGTGAGGAAGTTCCATTAGATGTAAAGGAGTTTTTCACAAACGAAGTActagagaagaagaagacacaCTTGCATAGGGAAGTTCGGAGTTTAGACTATTCAAACATTTCTTTTGGCAAGAGGAGGAAGTGTCACCTTCAATCAAACAATATTGAGATTGAAACCATTGACATTGAAGATGCTCGTCATGGGGAACAAGAACAAAAGCACATAACTTCTTTACCAGCAGCTTCTGTAGAATGTCGTGAAGCTCAACCCCTCATAGACAGGAGTCAAAAAATTATTGCTAGGTTCTTCAATGAATCTGGTCTTGATATCAGCCCGGCCAATTTATCTAGGGTCAAGAAGGTGATTGATTCTATTCTTGGCTCTGAGCAGATggataacaatattattatgcCTAGTTCCTCAATGCTGGAAGGAAGGTTCCTTCAGGATGAAGTGAAGCAAATGCATGAATATGTGAACAAGATCAGAGATTCATGGATGAACACAGGTTGTAGTATCTTGTTGGATGGGTGGTTTGATGAAAATGGGAGAAACCTTGTTAACATTCTAGTTGAATGTCCACAAGGTCCAATTTATCTTCGTTCAGCTGATATTTCTGATGATAATGCCTTGGAGATCTGCCTTGACGAAGTTATTGCAGATATTGGGGTAGAGAACGTCATTCAGATCATAACATACACTGTGTCGCCTAATATGAAAGCTGTTGGCAAGAAATTGAAGGAGAAGTACCAAAACATTTTTTGGACAGTGAGTGCATCTCATTGTATAGAACTCATGTTAGAAAAGATGCAAAGCATAGATATGATAAACAATgtcttgatcaaggctagaacCGTCACAAAGTTCATTGATGATTGTGCTGAAGTAGTGGAGCTTATGAGGACTCATACTCGTGCTCACAACTTGGTTAAGTCCTCGAGACATAAGTTTGCTGGTTGTTTTCTGACTTTAGAGAATATTGTATCAGAAGAGGAGAATTTGAAGAAAATGGTCACGTCCTCAAAGTGGATCACATCATCGTGGGCTTCTAGCACAGAGGGAAAAGAAGTGGCTGATCTGGTGGCTGATCAATCTTTCTGGGAGGATGCAAGGATTGTCTCACGAGGTACCATCCCTCTGTTGCGCGTCTTGGATTTGATTAacgaaaataataaaatcatggttGCCACAATTTATGAAACAATGGATCAAGTTAAAGAAACGATAAAGGAGGAACTCAACGGACAAGAGTCTCAATATATGCAGTTGTGGAGTATTATAGACGAGATTTGGGACGACTATCTTCATTCCCCACTCCATGCTGCTGGTTATTTCTTGAACCCGATTCTTTTTTACTCCGCTGATTTCTTCAGTGATATAGAAGTTATTAGTGGTCTTATGTGTTGTCTAGTGAGAATGAAAACGTTTGAATCTTTCGAATATACAATCACTACACAGCTTGATGAATATCAAAAATCCAAGGGTAGTTTTGGAGAAGGAAGCTCATGTGACAGGctaacaaatattttaccag CTGAATGGTGGTCGACTTATGGAGGGCAATGCCCGGAGTTGCAGAAATTAGCTGTGCGGATTCTGAGCCAGACATGCAACGGTGCATCGAGATATCAATTGAGCAGGATATTCGTGGAGAAGATGCTCACAAGTGGAAAGAGTTGCGAAGAGCAGAAGCGACTGTCTGACTTGACATTTGTGCTGTATAATATTCATCTACAAATTGGCATTTCAG CGACAAAGCAAGACTGGGACACGATCCAAAAGGTTTGGCACGACGAAAGAGACATCTTTGAGAGGGCGACGGAGCTAAGTTCGACTTGA